The Microcoleus sp. AS-A8 genome window below encodes:
- a CDS encoding M48 family metallopeptidase has product MVKLKSPEKQQYNLPNYSIRESQRAKHLRLKVSIENGVEVIVPKGFDQSRIPGILQKKQVWLETAVKRIDERRQFFTSTVSNSLPESISLVAIAEDWKVEYHQTSASRVVITEKPGRQLLVRGKVNDVDACKLAFRRWISRKAHNHLVPWLKEVSQINNLPFEKTLIKGQKTRWASCSQHKTISLNYKLLFLPASLVHYVFIHELCHTAQLNHSRKFWALVNEKEPNYKQLNAELREAWRTVPLWVEPQSSLPKIPTCDCI; this is encoded by the coding sequence GTGGTTAAACTGAAATCACCAGAAAAGCAGCAATACAATCTCCCTAACTACTCTATCCGCGAAAGTCAAAGAGCCAAACATTTGCGCCTTAAGGTATCTATTGAAAATGGTGTAGAGGTAATTGTTCCCAAAGGCTTTGACCAAAGCCGCATCCCTGGCATTCTTCAAAAAAAACAGGTTTGGTTAGAGACAGCAGTCAAACGAATTGATGAACGGCGGCAGTTTTTTACATCAACGGTATCTAATTCTCTACCAGAGTCTATCTCATTGGTAGCGATCGCAGAAGATTGGAAGGTCGAATATCATCAAACCTCAGCATCAAGAGTAGTTATAACCGAAAAGCCAGGTAGGCAGCTATTAGTACGGGGTAAGGTTAACGATGTAGATGCCTGTAAGCTAGCCTTTCGTCGCTGGATTTCTCGAAAAGCGCACAATCATTTAGTGCCTTGGCTGAAAGAAGTAAGCCAGATAAATAATCTGCCCTTTGAGAAAACTCTCATCAAAGGACAAAAAACTCGTTGGGCTAGTTGTTCTCAGCACAAGACAATCAGCCTCAACTATAAACTCCTGTTTCTTCCCGCTTCTCTGGTGCATTACGTCTTTATTCATGAGTTATGCCATACCGCTCAATTGAATCATTCACGAAAATTTTGGGCTTTAGTGAACGAAAAAGAACCAAATTATAAGCAATTAAACGCTGAACTGCGAGAAGCTTGGCGCACCGTACCTTTATGGGTAGAACCACAATCGTCATTACCCAAAATCCCAACGTGCGATTGCATCTAA
- a CDS encoding radical SAM protein encodes MSVELRPLGVNCNIACQYCYQNPQRDAGNLTQSYDLELMKAAVEREGGSFILFGGEPLLLPEQDLEALWAWGLEKYGSNGIQTNGTLINDNHIRMFKQYQVQVGISIDGPSELNDVRWAGSLERTRQQTAQVEAVIERLLKEGIVPSLIVTLHRGNATPDKLPLMHDWFRSLDRAGIQSVRLHILQVDYSQIQNKYALSLIENIQALLSFAELEQELTTLTPDVFRDVENLLLATDNEATCVWRACDPYTTSAVRGVEGKGQRSNCGRTNKDGIDFVKADSAGYERYLALYHTPQEYGGCQGCRFFVMCKGQCPGTAIAGDWRNRTEHCSVWKQLFEYLEQRLLGQGKTPISLDANLHYLEENMLDDWQHGLNPSLNTKLNEMRAIAAQQPPLTCALES; translated from the coding sequence ATGAGCGTTGAACTTAGACCATTGGGCGTTAATTGCAATATCGCCTGCCAATACTGCTACCAAAACCCACAACGCGATGCTGGCAATCTGACTCAGTCTTATGACCTTGAGTTGATGAAAGCAGCGGTAGAGCGTGAAGGTGGCTCGTTTATCCTCTTTGGTGGGGAACCACTGCTGCTTCCAGAACAGGATTTGGAAGCTCTATGGGCGTGGGGATTAGAGAAATATGGTTCAAATGGTATCCAAACCAACGGAACCCTGATCAATGACAATCACATCCGCATGTTCAAGCAATATCAGGTGCAGGTTGGTATTTCTATTGATGGACCGAGTGAGTTAAATGATGTGAGATGGGCAGGCAGTTTGGAGAGAACTAGACAGCAGACTGCCCAAGTTGAAGCCGTTATTGAGCGCTTGCTGAAAGAAGGAATTGTACCCAGTCTAATCGTCACACTGCATCGTGGTAATGCCACTCCAGACAAGCTGCCCCTGATGCATGATTGGTTCAGATCCTTGGATAGAGCCGGAATTCAATCGGTTAGATTGCACATTCTGCAAGTTGATTACTCACAAATCCAAAACAAGTATGCTTTGAGTCTCATTGAAAACATTCAAGCACTTCTCAGCTTTGCAGAATTAGAGCAAGAACTGACAACGTTGACTCCAGACGTTTTCAGAGATGTTGAGAATTTGCTGCTGGCTACTGACAATGAGGCAACCTGTGTATGGCGTGCCTGCGATCCCTACACGACCAGTGCTGTACGCGGTGTAGAAGGTAAGGGGCAGCGTAGTAACTGCGGACGAACCAACAAAGACGGTATTGATTTCGTTAAGGCGGATTCAGCAGGTTACGAGCGATATTTGGCTCTCTATCACACCCCGCAGGAATATGGCGGCTGTCAGGGGTGTCGCTTTTTTGTGATGTGTAAGGGGCAGTGTCCGGGTACAGCGATCGCGGGTGATTGGCGAAATCGGACAGAGCATTGTTCCGTTTGGAAGCAACTGTTTGAGTACCTGGAGCAGCGTTTGTTAGGTCAAGGAAAGACACCCATCTCCCTAGATGCCAACCTGCATTATTTAGAGGAGAACATGCTGGACGACTGGCAACATGGACTGAACCCTTCGTTAAACACCAAGTTGAATGAGATGCGAGCGATCGCGGCTCAGCAACCCCCCCTAACCTGTGCGCTGGAGAGTTGA
- a CDS encoding methyltransferase, which yields MQKLISSSYGIQRLDFRLPEFTRYAWTSDHAREVWEPRVHRIIAGLQEVEWRSIVLGLRSCALRAVMPEQLCSLAATLESYGLKVEPLQAIAVTENYSASMQAPLDGQQFSYWSVLGRQDDIQQFKQAYEANDQPEIGRLLGYPPCCTEFFADVWMHQDFVDTTWAMAHKTQTRASLSPTVIEIPHVSQSSMLLRWLGPRQVFHLPCRFDCEATAELANRMAEVWQQSGLIEELSWLNEMLRWPVEWSALHGIAEIKTPVVKISTRTDATAEKYAVRYLGDTYPNEGARGLHFPYQQPAKRLISDSQQFRDGLDNPVKPFQDSYLLTEWYFTDNGFFSKYSMDSAHKPILALARQCLQGVAGRALDLGCGNGVLMRKIWLEHQEIVPGGVDVDPAKIAHAQELLPEFASHFGVADMFASDAIWSSEQLYALVILMLGRLTEVPTEKANWLLEKLQTCTQQLLVYAYDDYLRSHTSLNQMATDLGIELIDYQPGATVSLAKINL from the coding sequence ATGCAGAAATTAATTAGCTCCTCCTACGGAATTCAACGTTTGGACTTCCGTTTGCCGGAATTTACTCGCTATGCCTGGACGAGCGATCACGCTAGGGAAGTATGGGAGCCACGAGTTCACCGCATCATTGCTGGGTTGCAAGAAGTTGAGTGGCGCTCCATCGTCCTTGGATTGCGATCGTGTGCTTTGAGAGCTGTTATGCCCGAACAGCTTTGTTCGCTGGCAGCGACGCTAGAATCCTATGGTCTGAAAGTTGAGCCACTACAGGCGATCGCAGTTACAGAAAACTACAGTGCCTCAATGCAAGCGCCCCTGGACGGGCAGCAGTTTAGTTACTGGTCAGTTTTAGGTAGACAGGATGATATTCAACAGTTCAAACAAGCATATGAAGCGAATGACCAACCAGAAATTGGTCGGTTGTTAGGCTACCCTCCTTGCTGTACTGAATTCTTCGCTGATGTCTGGATGCACCAGGATTTTGTTGATACAACCTGGGCAATGGCACATAAGACTCAAACGCGGGCAAGTCTCTCTCCAACGGTGATTGAAATTCCTCACGTCTCTCAAAGTAGTATGCTCCTGCGTTGGTTAGGACCTAGACAGGTGTTTCATCTGCCTTGTCGATTTGATTGCGAGGCAACAGCAGAGCTAGCCAACCGGATGGCTGAAGTCTGGCAGCAAAGTGGGTTGATTGAGGAATTGAGCTGGCTCAATGAGATGCTTCGATGGCCCGTAGAATGGTCAGCACTGCATGGGATTGCAGAAATTAAAACTCCGGTTGTGAAGATTTCTACTCGAACTGATGCAACGGCTGAAAAATATGCTGTTCGTTACCTGGGTGACACGTATCCAAACGAGGGCGCACGAGGGCTTCATTTTCCGTATCAACAACCCGCCAAGCGGCTAATCTCCGACAGTCAGCAATTTCGAGATGGGCTTGATAACCCAGTCAAACCCTTTCAAGACTCGTATCTGCTTACGGAATGGTACTTCACAGATAATGGCTTTTTCTCAAAATACAGCATGGATTCTGCCCATAAACCTATTCTGGCACTGGCTCGTCAATGCTTACAGGGAGTAGCAGGCAGGGCGCTCGATCTTGGCTGTGGCAATGGAGTTCTCATGCGGAAAATTTGGCTAGAGCATCAAGAGATTGTTCCGGGAGGAGTAGATGTCGATCCAGCAAAGATTGCTCACGCTCAAGAACTGCTGCCCGAATTCGCCAGTCACTTTGGTGTTGCGGATATGTTTGCTTCTGATGCAATCTGGAGTTCCGAACAACTGTATGCACTGGTGATTTTGATGCTTGGTCGTCTAACTGAGGTTCCCACAGAGAAAGCCAATTGGCTCTTGGAGAAGCTCCAGACTTGTACCCAACAACTGTTAGTTTATGCCTACGATGACTATTTGCGATCGCACACTTCGTTGAACCAAATGGCAACCGATTTGGGGATTGAGTTGATTGACTATCAGCCGGGTGCAACAGTCAGTCTGGCAAAAATCAACCTGTAA
- a CDS encoding HEXXH motif-containing putative peptide modification protein produces METDVQLDQSHFDETQINWERIAEPQDDQYDTQITLEYAQRAGYTRRDVGNCPTFFDGQVAIRPDTTIVFALDCIPADPSHPNVSKGSDLLRHWSTVYVQFQQLVDSVSLFFYTPHSFDLVVGSICGPGGAGFGTIAATVNHHVGFAEALVHEMAHHKLQALGVQFESAERLVTNPAEQTFRSPIRYDCLRPMTAVLHAQYSYTYVSALDIHIINAGTDAERDRQIAAGSLAWNLPKLEFGLDVIGKYVTVDEAGADFMKGFYAWSERILKDGYSILERFQIPPLQFEHPLV; encoded by the coding sequence ATGGAAACTGATGTTCAACTCGATCAATCTCATTTCGATGAGACGCAAATCAATTGGGAACGAATTGCCGAACCTCAAGATGACCAGTATGATACACAGATTACGCTGGAGTATGCTCAGAGAGCAGGCTATACCCGTCGGGATGTGGGGAATTGTCCAACCTTTTTTGACGGTCAAGTAGCGATTCGTCCAGATACAACGATTGTGTTTGCTTTGGATTGTATTCCGGCAGATCCATCTCATCCGAATGTTAGTAAAGGGAGCGACTTGTTACGTCACTGGTCTACTGTTTACGTTCAGTTCCAACAACTCGTCGATTCAGTTAGCCTCTTTTTCTACACTCCTCATTCATTTGATTTGGTTGTAGGATCGATCTGCGGTCCCGGTGGCGCTGGGTTTGGCACGATCGCTGCTACTGTTAATCACCATGTTGGATTTGCTGAAGCGTTGGTACATGAGATGGCTCATCACAAGCTTCAGGCGTTGGGCGTTCAGTTTGAATCAGCAGAACGATTAGTCACAAATCCAGCCGAACAAACATTCAGAAGCCCAATCCGCTATGATTGTCTGCGCCCGATGACAGCCGTTCTTCATGCTCAGTATTCCTATACTTATGTCTCTGCCCTGGATATCCATATCATTAATGCTGGCACTGATGCTGAGCGCGATCGCCAAATTGCAGCAGGCTCACTTGCATGGAATCTCCCCAAATTAGAGTTTGGATTGGATGTAATCGGTAAGTATGTCACCGTTGATGAAGCAGGTGCTGACTTTATGAAGGGGTTTTACGCCTGGTCAGAGCGCATCCTCAAAGACGGGTACAGTATTCTCGAAAGGTTCCAAATTCCTCCTCTACAATTTGAGCATCCTCTGGTGTAG